Genomic window (Flavobacteriales bacterium):
GTGGCTTGGCGCTCTGGCTGCTCCTGTTGCAGCTTTGGATGAAGCCCCAATGGCTCGGCCGCGCCTATTTCGCCTATCTCATCCTGTTGCTGCCTTTCCTGGTCGTCAATGGGATCCTCACGGGCAGTTTTCTGGAAGAGGCCGTGGTATGGTACAACGACGGGCAGAACCTCGCTGTCCGGATCGGTACCATTCCCGTGGAGGATATCTTCTACGGCCTGTTCATGTTCCTGATGACGGTGACGGTGTATGAGGCGCTGTTGAAGCGGAGGAAAGTGATCGGTGACCGGACGGTATCGGCAAAGCCAGTTAAGCTTTGAGGCCTCGGTGCTCGAGAGTATTCTGAAAAGTGTGTCAAGGATAGTTTGACAAACCATTCAGAAACTTGCCCCATGAAAAAGAGAAAAGTTGAAAAAGAGAAGGCGTTCGACTACGCCAAGTTCGAGCAAGAAGCCATCCAAGGATTGACAGAAGGCAAGGGCCTGATCGGAGAACACGGTGTGCTCACGGGCATGATCGGCCGCCTGCTTTCCGCCGCCTTCGAAGGGGAGATGGACGCGCATTTGGACCAGGAGAAGAAGCGGAGCAATAGGCGCAACGGCTACACCGACAAGACCGTGAGAACGGCACTGGGTCCCGTTTCGGTCAGGCCTCCGCGAGACCGCAACGGCAGTTTTGAGCCGACGATCATCAAGAAGTGGGACCGGTCGCTGGCCCCCGAACTGGAGAACCAGATCCTGCATCTGTACGGCAAGGGCACCAGCTACGAGGACATTGGGGACCATCTAAAGAAGATGTACGGGGTGAGCTACTCCCCATCGTTCATCAGCTCGATCACCGACCGGGTGTTCGAGGAGATCGAGACATGGCGCAACCGCCCGCTGGAAGAGGTGTACGTGGTCATTTATCTCGATGCGGTCCACTACAAGGTCCGGGAGAATAGAAAGGTGTTGACCAAAGCCGTTTACTCGGTATACGGGGTGAGGATGGACGGGGAACGTGATGTTCTCGGCTTGTTCATCGGCGATGCGGAAGGAGCACGCCATTGGGCGCGCGTTCTGGAGAACATCAAGGACCGCGGGGTAAAGGACGTGCTGTTCTTCAGCGTGGACGGCCTGAACGGCTTCAGCGAGGCGATCCAAGGCGTATTCACGCGAGCGGTCGTACAGCGCGGCATCGTCCATATGGTGCGCACCAGCTTGAAGTTCGTCTCTTGGAAGGACTACAAGACAGTTTGCCAAGGACTGCGTTCGATCTACCAGCAGGATAGTCCCGAAGCGGCCTGGGAAAAGCTCCAGGAGTTCAAGCGGGAATGGGTAGGGAGATATCCGGAGATCGCGGCCAAGTGGGAGAAAGACTGGTGCGAGCTAAGCCCGTTCTTGATCATCCCGATGCCATACGCAGGGGCGATCTACACCACGAACCCGGTGGAGGCCCTGCACCGCATTCTTCGCAAGGCCACCAAGACCAAGGGTGCGTTCATCAGCGAAAGTGCCTTGGAGAAGCAATTATATTTGACACTTAAGCACAACGAGAAAAGCTGGAAGAGAAAGGTCCGCAGCTGGCCGCAGATCCTTCAGTCGTTGAGCAACATGTACCCCGGGAAAGATTGGCCCATGTGCTGGTCTGAGGATCCGGCACGGAGACATTCTCCTTTGGCTTGGGGCCAGGAGAATGTCACCGTGCCTCAGTGCAGATTGACACACATTTCGGAATACTCCCCGGTGCTCTCTGTTTGTAGTACTCCCCAAAAACTGGACAGGTAGCTAAGGTGGCTAAACTTGTCCAAGGATGACCCGAAAAAGCAGAAGGAAGTTCACTCCCGCGTTCAAGGCTCAAGTTGCGCTTGAGGCCGTGAAGGAGAACCATACGATGGCAGAGCTGGCGATGCGCTTTGAGATCGCCCAAGCACGGATCGGCCAATGGAAGAAGCAGTTGGCGGAGAACGCCGCTGGGGTCTTTGAAGGGACCCCGACGGCGTCCTCCGCCATGCCAGGTGGTCACGACCCCGAAAAGTTGTTCGCCGAGATCGGCAGGTTGAAAATGGAGAACGACCTGCTGAAAAAACCAGTCCGATGAGCGTGGCACAAAAGCGGCATGCCATTGCCACCGTGCAGGAAGGCAGCATCATGGAGCGCTGCCAGGCGCTGGACCTTGCACGCAGCAGCTTCTACTATCAGCCCAAAGGAGAAAGCGCGTTGAACTTGGAATTGATGCGTTTGATGGATGAAGAGTACACCAAGCATTGCTTCCATGGAGTGATCGGCATGCGCGACTTTCTGAGGCTTGAAAAGGGCTATTGGGTGAACGAAAAGCGGGTGCGCAGGCTCCTTCGGCTAATGGGCTTGGAGGCCGTTGCGCCCAAGCCTGACCTGAGCAAACCCGCCAACGGGCATAGGGTCTATCCCTACTTGTTGAGAGGTGTGCAGATTGAAGCTCCGGGGCATGTTTGGAGCACCGACATCACCTACATCGCCATGGGCAAAGGGTTCCTGTATCTCACCGCCGTGATGGACTGGCACAGCCGCTACGTGCTCTCTTGGCAGATCAGCAACACCTTGGACACCTCCTTCTGTCTGGAAGCTTTGCATGGTGCGCTGTTGCAATATCCTGCACCAATGATCTTCAATACCGACCAAGGCAGCCAATACACCAGCGACCTCTTTACCGGGGCGTTGATCCAGGAAGGCATCAAGGTGAGCATGGATGGCAAGGGCCGGGCTACGGACAATGCGTTCATCGAACGACTTTGGAGAAGCGTGAAGCAGCAATGCGTCTATCGCCATAGCCCCGCCGATGGGAATGAGCTGCGCAGCCTTCTGGCCGAGTACTTCGCCTATTACAACCACCAACGACCACACCAGCACCTGGATGGACTGACCCCGGCACACCTTTACTTTGGTCTGCCCGATACCCGGAACCGTACCCTGACACCAAACCTTGTTGAACCCCAATTCACACTAACAAACGCCTGAAACGTGTCCAGTGAATGGGGAGTACCTCA
Coding sequences:
- a CDS encoding IS3 family transposase; this translates as MSVAQKRHAIATVQEGSIMERCQALDLARSSFYYQPKGESALNLELMRLMDEEYTKHCFHGVIGMRDFLRLEKGYWVNEKRVRRLLRLMGLEAVAPKPDLSKPANGHRVYPYLLRGVQIEAPGHVWSTDITYIAMGKGFLYLTAVMDWHSRYVLSWQISNTLDTSFCLEALHGALLQYPAPMIFNTDQGSQYTSDLFTGALIQEGIKVSMDGKGRATDNAFIERLWRSVKQQCVYRHSPADGNELRSLLAEYFAYYNHQRPHQHLDGLTPAHLYFGLPDTRNRTLTPNLVEPQFTLTNA
- a CDS encoding IS256 family transposase; the encoded protein is MKKRKVEKEKAFDYAKFEQEAIQGLTEGKGLIGEHGVLTGMIGRLLSAAFEGEMDAHLDQEKKRSNRRNGYTDKTVRTALGPVSVRPPRDRNGSFEPTIIKKWDRSLAPELENQILHLYGKGTSYEDIGDHLKKMYGVSYSPSFISSITDRVFEEIETWRNRPLEEVYVVIYLDAVHYKVRENRKVLTKAVYSVYGVRMDGERDVLGLFIGDAEGARHWARVLENIKDRGVKDVLFFSVDGLNGFSEAIQGVFTRAVVQRGIVHMVRTSLKFVSWKDYKTVCQGLRSIYQQDSPEAAWEKLQEFKREWVGRYPEIAAKWEKDWCELSPFLIIPMPYAGAIYTTNPVEALHRILRKATKTKGAFISESALEKQLYLTLKHNEKSWKRKVRSWPQILQSLSNMYPGKDWPMCWSEDPARRHSPLAWGQENVTVPQCRLTHISEYSPVLSVCSTPQKLDR
- a CDS encoding transposase; the protein is MTRKSRRKFTPAFKAQVALEAVKENHTMAELAMRFEIAQARIGQWKKQLAENAAGVFEGTPTASSAMPGGHDPEKLFAEIGRLKMENDLLKKPVR